gccgggaggctgcaaggtggggccgggcggccctccctaggccggccggcctaggggtgtgccATCTGGCCATTGACCTTCTGTGGACAGCTCCTGATCTTCCCCGGACGTCGATTCTTTGGGTTGTTTCCTCGGATGCTGCTGtcttgggccgggcggcctgcctccggagcctcTCAGCCCTCCGCTTTGCCGACGTTGCACAACATCACTCCACACTGCTTCTGAAATGGGTGGTTTCCCCATTTGACGATCTTGGCACTGGCAAGTGGGCTATTGAGTTGAACCTTGTGCCTTCCGGGTCCACCGACAGGATATGCAATGTTCGCCTCGTTCTGGAACcttatgaacatgtcatattGCTCCAGTAAAAGTATTGGACCCATGTATATGGAGGTGTCAGGCCAGTCGGCACGGAATGTGCCGGGCGGCTGGGATTTTCTCTaatttcgaccatctttggacagTGGACTCCTGTAAGCACAACTCATCTAAAATTTGTAgaacttattagaatcaaaTAACATATGCATGGAATATAGTACaaaactcaatttattcccgagaagttgacggtcaaaacgtGAGATAATGGCCATCAACACACTTGCACCTTGAGCGGATGTTCCTGGAGCATTCTTTGCCCTTGCCTTCTCTTCCACATCGAGAACCATAATCAGATTCTCGGTGGAGATATCCTCTCGTTTGTGTTTTAGGTTTGTGGCAAAATCCCTCCAAGATGCAGGGAGTTTGGCAATAATGCCCGCTGCCACAAACCTATCCGGCAAAGGACAGCCCAAACTTGCAATCTCCCTAACCAATAGCAGCATCTCATGTGCCTGTGCAACTATCAACTTTGCAGCATCAACGCTGTAGTCATAGAACTGCTCACAGATATAGAGTAAGCGACCACCTTCTGAGACTGCAAATTTGCGCTCAAGTGCATCCCATAACTCTGTGGGATTAGTGTAATCCATGTACAGATCATACAACTAATCTGGCAATAGGGATAAGACACATCCAAGTGCCTTATCACTATCACCCGCAAACGCCGCGGTCTGCTCAACCGTGAATAGCATCACTGGATGGATCACCCACCATAGTTCCATGGACATGAGCCAAAATTTGACTCTAGTCTGCCTTCTCAGGAAGTTACCACCGGCAAACCTCTCAGGTTTCATTGCATCTGAAGGACCAGCCATTGCTGAATTACAATAAACGCATAGATAAGGTTTCTGGATTGTTGGAAAAATGCATTTATAGAGACCAGATTTCAATTTGAGACAAAATATAAATAGCAATGCTACTGCTatctcaaacaaaattgaaAACTAAACGAGTAAAACGAACCGAAACATTCTCATGTTAAATTCGATTACTTTTATCGATCAGTGCTCTGTCCTCGTGGAGAGACGATGCTGTGCAGATTGTAGCAGCACAGAACGTAGTCGATCAGCCTTGAGCGGTCGCGCAGTTGCGCTGCCCAGAAACCTTATTGCCGTCCCTCGTGCAGGCTTCACGACGGCAAGGGTTCGGAGATACCGCTCACCCTTCTCCTTAGTGCACGCCAAGGGAAGGGCCGGCGAGATCCAGCAACTCGATGTCACAGCACACCAAGAGGTGGAAGAATGGTTAGGAATCAAGAGTATTTCCTGAATATTTTCAGTCCACTAATATAGGCGCGGCCGCCTTCAAGGAGCCGTTTTCTCATTGATGACGCCCATAAAAGATATTAAAATATATTCACGATGGTCATGACAATTTACTAGAAATTATGGCATTAACCGGCCATTGATTAGCGCCTAATCAGTGCACAACGGTTAAAATGTGAGAGACACAAGTGACAAAAATTGCTGAATTACAGTCTCTCGTCGCAAGTCACAAGTCACGCAGATATACACGCGAAAAGACGCGGATACACGCGCGCGTGCGTTGGTGTGTGTTTAGCAAAGCCTTACACACCACATCTCTTGACTGCTCCATTTAACGCATGAAAATTGCTCCAATATTTAAATTGGTGTCCACTTGCTTGTACTAGCAGTATGGGACAATACCAACTAGCCACATGTTACTttgaaattttcttgaatggGCCATAAATGGACCAAATTCCAACAGGGGTAGTCGAATTCATACCAAATAGTTACACGTATTTGacttttgagaaattaattgGTCTGATTCCGTTTATATATATAGAAGAAAGAGTATATATGAAATGATAGCGCTCTCTTTTTAATGCATTCCTTCGCactataaataaaagaaagggtTAAGTTGATAGTTTACTTGATGGATGCACATATCTTGGTACAAATTACTAAAAATATTAATCAATCtcagcaactttttttttttgcaacggcAGGCACAAAACCTTATCAAGTTCACTACGCATGTAACACATTGTGCCGCTGCCGTGGCCGGTTAAGCTTAGCATCCTACTTTTGTGACAATATTCTTTCTTTTATACCCTCGAACTATCATAAAAATttggttcaattaaatataaaatcagGAAACGAGAACCATCCAACTGTCCGAACTTTGACCCTTTAGATGATTTCAAAGCTACttttgtattttaaaaaaaattctagttAGATCTAAATCAAAAccaattcattttaaattagaaaaatatgaaaccagcTGTACCAATTTTTTTAAAGTATCCTACTTGTTggtgctctatttgaatcttatttattcaaaaataatagataAAACTACAAGCAAACAAATATTGCGAACATAAAAAAGTTGGATCCAAATAACTGACAGTAGAGTGCAAGTaaataggttatatttttagaaaaatgttGGCACCTGATgccaattttttatttaaaataaacTAATACTTATGATTTTAGTTTAAATTGGAATAGTTTTAATTTTCACGAAATGAAAAACCATAATTTGTCTGGTTTCGATAGTTAGATGGTCTATGTTATCCATTATAGTTCATGATGAAAATCGAACTCTGTGATGGTCCAAGGGTGTaaattgaatttttttcttttagtagtagtagtaataataataataataataataataataataataataataataataataataataagtaatgacaataataataataagagTTATGTACTGGTTACAGCCATTATATAATACAAAATATACACCTTAACCAAAGTTTAAAACCGCATACTGGACACAACAACACGACAACACAGGGAATATACAACGACAAATGTTCGCAGCTGAACGCAGTAGCGCTAGCGAATGTTGGTCAGCTGCTGGCTGTGCTTGACCTCGTCCCCATGACCACAGAGTTCCATGGGCTCCTCGTTTCCGTGAAGTGCAGCGCAGCAGTGATGTGcgatccggccggccggccggtgacCGTACCCGTGACGACCTCGACCTAGCCCTTTGGTTTATTTTTGGCTTGCTCTTGGGTCGCTTGGtcttctcctcctccggcaAGAGTCAACTTTGGAGTACCACGCAACTTctcaataaaataataaataaaaaagagtgATCCGATAAGGACCTCTCCGACGCCAACGTGCTTGTGTACATATTAGGAGTTTGCACAATATTTTTCCTCACTGGAAAAGCAACCAAATACAGGGGTGCTTTGGACACAATGTTTTTCTATCTCTTTGTGTTTGGCTTAGTTAGTTTCCTTTTTCATTTCTAACAATTGTCTGATCTCTAACAATTGTCTCATCAGATCCGGATATCGTCCCAAGTCTCAACTTATTCTGTCCGATCAGATTGGATCATCGACCCGAGCATGTATTCATTCCGCCCGATCGTAGTAGGACATCGACCCGGCACGAGCCGAGAACCCAGTCGGAGCTGAGCATTGGCTACAATTAATCTACTCATAAATGCACCTTTGTTTTTTCATGTACAAGCAGACTCTACACACAAAAATGGTGTACTCATTCCATGTTGCACTATGTGAACCTTCATAATTAATAACCCAAGGAGCACTTGATCACTGGTTCAGGAGCCTATAACATTATCCTTATTTGCTTAGAAACATAACCAATCTATTTTCTGATTTTGGAAGCAATAGAGTATAGACGCATAAAATTTGTTAGGATAGAACTTGTATTTATTCAATGTGGAAGCCAACTTTGGGAAAATATTATATAACATCTCCGGACGTTTGAACTGAAAAAACAAGTTCATATCCTCAAATTTAATGCTGATACCCATTGGCAGAATTTCTCGAAAACTATAGTGCGATCTTGCACCAACAAAAATTTCAGTAaacccaaaatttcaaaaagaaaaaagagaaaacaacCAAAATATGTACAGACcattggctggctggctggctgggttGTCTCCTTCCTTCGTTCTTCCCTTCGCTCCCCGTCGCGATGTTCAACGTTCAAACCCTTACACCTCCGGCTCCTCCCCTGGTCGCGCAGTCGCCATTGACGACCCCCTCCACCCTCCCCCTCCCTTAAATCCATCCTCACCCCGCGTCGCCCTCCCTCAGCATCGACTCCTCGTTTGCTCCAGCCTCACCGCATCCACAGCCAGCCAGGGAGATCTCCAAGAAGCCATCTTGGAATCCAGGAACCCAAGAATCGGAACCAGAGCCATCCAAGATTCGAATTCAGGGCGTTTTGCTCGCCGGACGGAGTTCGAGAATTTCCGCGGGGGGAGAGCGCGTGGAGGCGTGTCAGGGACCAGAGGAGAGCCCGGGGGGATTAGGGAGGGGCCGAGATGGTGAGACTGCCGTACACGACGGCGCTGACCACGCTGTTCAGCTACGGGCTGCTCTTCGCGTTCGGCCAGCTCAGGGATTTCTTCCGCAAGCTCGTCGACTGGTTCAAGGCCAAGAACGTCAAGGTACGCGGGCGGCCCGGCCCCGCTGGCCGAATTCCGCCTCTCCCCGGCCGGATCCGGGAGGTTCAGTCGCAATTTTGGTTGGTCTTTCCCTTGAAGGTAGCCTGATTCGACAATTGGCTTGATGCAGGGGTACGCGCCGATCTGCCTGGGCCTGGAGGATTTCTATGTGCGCCGCCTGTACCTTCGGATCCAGGTGAGATGAATACATCCGAATTCGTTGGTGAATTGGCGTGTGATTTGTGATGATAACCTCGGCAGATTGTTGGTGCCTGAAGAATTTTCTTTGCGTTGTAATGAAATGGTTAGTCGCCCATATATTGTGGAAGTATATTTTGCAGGTTCCTGCGAAAATAATGACCATTTAAGAATCCAGGCACACTGTAGTTTGCTCTCTTGTTCAAAAGATTAGATCTTTTGTTGATTTGCGAGCATTTTCAGTGCAATGACTGCAATCTCCCGATTTTGTAAGCTTATGTTCCCTGAGTTTGTGGAGATAAGTTGGGTGGCTGTGATGTTTGCTTGATTCTTCATGCCTTTGAGTTTCATATGCACCTGACAATAGTGAACAGATAAACATGTAATGCCATTCTCGACCAAAGTACTATATTCTGAAATATTAGATGAGTTTGAGTGAGCTGTAAATTACATGTACTGTACTAGTCAATATCAGAATCAAGTCTGTTTTGTTGAGCAGGATTGTCCTCTTCGGCTATTTAATTGCTGATTCAATCGTATTAAACCAATCCTTGCCTTTTGATTTTACAGGATTGCTTTGGTAGGCCAATTGCAAGTGCACCAGATTCGTGGTTTGATGTTGTTGAGCGAACCTCAAACGACAATAACAAGACACTACAGTAAGTATTTGTTCTTTTATTCTGATTTGTAAGAACTGATCTTGTGAACATAGTCAAGTTTTCCATTGAAATTTTTCTCACAGTTGGTAATTGAGTATTGGTGATCAATTCAGCCACAAGTTATGACCCAAAATAAATGAAATGCAAAACAAGGCTCAACTGAGGCTAATGCTCTCACTATTCCTGCAGGCGTACCTCAAATACCACTAGATGCCTCAACTTGGGATCCTACAACTACCTTGGATTTGCTGCAGCAGATGAGTACTGCACTCCGCGTGTTATTGAGTCTCTCAAGAAATACTCAGCAAGCACCTGCAGTGTTCGTGTTGATGGCGGTATGCCTAGATTGTCAACATGCTTTTACTTTTACAACTTTTTAGGAAATCAAATTAGTAACCAGATTCCTTTCATCTGGCAACAGGCACGACCAAGCTTCACACCGAACTGGAGGAGTTGGTCGCACGTTTTGTTGGAAAGCCTGCTGCTATCCTATTTGGCATGGGTTATGTTACAAACTCTGCCATCATTCCTTGCCTAATTGGAAAGGTTTGTTCACATTCTTATTATAATCATTTAACTAAAATGCGGGTAGGCCAAGAGATGATTACTTATTTTACCTTTTCACAATGTTCCAGGGTGGGTTGATAATTAGTGATTCCCTGAACCATAACTCAATTGTCAATGGCGCAAGAGGATCGGGCGCAACTGTCAGAGTTTTCCAGCATAACTGTAAGCTTCTTTGCCTTGGAATAATGCATATGAGTATTTGGTTTctctgatttattatgatttatgacTTATGGTTGCAAATGTACTCTTGCAGCCCCTGCTCATTTGGAAGAGGTCCTGAGAGAGCAGATCGCTGGTGGTCAGCCACGGACACACAGACCATGGAAGAAGATAATTGTCATTGTTGAGGGTATATATAGCATGGAGGGGGAACTGTGTAAGCTCCCTGAGGTTATAGCTGTCTGCAAAAAATACAAGGTTTGAATAGTTTTCTTGTACTTTCCATGCAAAGTTTGGCACATAAACTATTAATTTCTGATCATATTCATTTACTCCTTTTTCGTCAAACAGGCATACACATATCTGGATGAGGCTCACAGCATTGGTGCTGTTGGGCAGTCTGGCCGGGGCGTTTGCGAGCTCCTTGGGGTTGACCCAGCTGATGTAGATATAATGATGGGTACTTTCACCAAGTCTTTTGGATCCTGTGGTGGATACATTGCCGCATCAAAGGTGCATATCACTGAAACAACCATATTTTGATTATTGTACTTATTTTGACTGCCGAAGAGTATTAATCCTTCTCGCTATAACTTCCAGGAGATAATTCAGCACCTGAAGCATAGTTGCCCTGCCCATCTTTATGCTACTTCCATGTCACCACCAGCAGTGCAACAAGTTATCTCTGCTATTAAAGTTATCATTGGGGAGGATGGCTCCAATAGAGGTACTAAACAAACTTTTTAACAACCTTTTGGTCCTTTTCATTTGCAACTATGTGTTTCACTAGAATGTTCCATTGAATCATCATTTTCTGCTTTGTGATATGCTGCAGGTGCCCAAAAACTTGCACGCATTCGTGAGAATAGTAATTTCTTCAGGTCAGAGCTCAAGAAGATGGGTTTTGAGGTTCTTGGTGACAACGACTCTCCTGTCATGCCCATAATGCTATACAATCCGGCTAAGATTCCTGCATTTTCTAGGGAGTGCCTTAGACAAAAGGTTGGTAGTAGAGTTCGCTGTAATATTTTGAAGATCCAAATTGCACTATGCTTCTGATTTAGTTTTCGTTCAAAATGTCATTTTCCTTGAGAAGTGTAGTACTAATTTGCAATCTGCATGTAATCCATATCCGTCACTATTTGCACCATtaatttttcttcttatttGTGTCATGGAACTGATAAAATACGCATATTTCAGGTTGCTGTTGTTACTGTGGCATTCCCTGCGACACCTCTTCTTCTTGCAAGAGCTCGTATCTGCATTTCTGCTTCACACACTAGGGAGGATCTGGTGAAAGCCCTTGATGtgagttatttttcttttcatgaGTGAATGCTTCATTTATTCGAGTAGGTGTTAATAGAGCTGAAGTGACATGGTGCTTGTCGGTGCAACCCACTTTCAGGTTATCAGCAGAGTTGGCGATCTTGTCGGCATCAAATACTTCCCTGCAGAACCACCAAAGATAGCTGAAGCTGGTCATGATAAACTGGAGTAGGGGTGAACCTTGAGTTAGCCCATGAATGATTGAAGTTGTTAGAATTACTCAGGGAGTTATCAGCAAATCATTACGGAAACAAGCACATGTTGAGCAATTTCTTGGGATTTTGTCAATACGCAAGAGTCCAGAATCGGTCGTATTAGCTGACTATTGTTTGTTGATTGTACAACTATCCTTCCAAATGTGTATAGCTGTTCGAAGTTCAGTTGTCTGTTGTTAATCTATTCTCGATATGTAATAGAATTAGGTGCAATATGAATTTCCTGCAGAACATCCCTAAGATTTTCTGCCGTCGGACCATTGACAACTATGAAGGCCTCTTGCTTTCATGCATTTTTCATATTCAGGTTATACGTGACAAAGTAGATGTCTCTTTAGATATGAAGTTATGAAAGATTTTACTCAGCTTCAGTAAAGATACTGTAGAAAGGTTTGATTATGCAAATCTTTACCTGTGATGCTCAAGCCTGTATATGCCTATTTCTGAGGCTGCTGGCCTCTCTTGTAAGGAGAGCATGGATGATTAATTGATAAtaaaagttttttttgttattatttataATCGAAGTTTTACTTGAAGATATCTTCAGTCACTAAATGCAACTCAGCCCTGTCAAAAATACATAATTGAGATAAGAACACCATTCACCATCCATTTACTTTGATAATACTACAATGTGAAATGGAATATCTTGATTTGTCTGGAATCGTAGTTCATGGCCACCCATGCTCTTCTCGCCAACTAAATTctcaaatgagctaagaaaaatCAAGGATAAAGACATCCGGCAGCAGGCAGGGTAAACTTTTCTAATAGAAAAAaaacatgtttgcatttttagcactACTTTTTGCTATATGTAAGCATGTATACGTGCAGGATGGGACCAAACTGGATTCTTTACAAAAGATTACAACTGTACCCTACCATTGCGAAAATCCATACACCGCCATTTATGAACAGtaaaatacataaaaacaagataaaaaacaaaacaaaataaaacaaaacaagaCACCCAGATCGATTTTGGACGGGATAAACGGTCCACGTTGGTGACTTACGCAAATACAATATCTAAGTCATCTTAAATGGAGTAAatctaaaataaaaaaaccatCGACAATTTTTTTAGTGTCATACATGTAATAATAAGGTTTGTGCCGGAATCCATAACTATAATGGTGAGGACTATACCTTGTTTATATTTGTCAAACGCGGAAGAAAAATGAATAGCTCCCAACATTTTGTTCCTTTCTGTGTGTTTGTATTTCTTAATTCCTATGGACCATCCATTTCTTATTTTTAATCATGGCCGGTTCTATAATTTAGGGGCCTTTAGGCAAACAAGAAGATAAGAGCCCATTAAACTAATGTTTGGTATCAAAATTAGAGTATATAGTACAAGTAATAAAAATTACTTTTGTAATATATGTATAGCTCATAAAACATAACAAAAAACTAAAAACAATAACCATTATGATTAcctcaaataaaaatataatgctTCAATATCTTGTAAAAAACCACCTTCGCGAATTTCTTGGTACAAAATCTTCAAAATCTGTATCAAAATTAATATCATCCAAAATATCCTTCTCAATGCTACACATAACCAAGTCATTCAATATTTCTTGTAACATAGTTGATCATAATaatttctcaatagtttcaaaTTAGAGAACGTTTTCGGCTGATGCTAGTGTCACTAGAATTGTTAAGAGAATTCTATATGCAATAGAGATATTCGGATATCAATCTGCAGTTTTAACGAACTGGATAATCTCAGTTGCTGAcatcaattcttttttttttgaagttaaGGGTAGGAGCGCTGCCAGAtcatttaagaagaagaagcaagcgAGTTCTTACAATAGTTGTGATTACATAAAACATAGACAAACGCAAACTCACTGAAGACAATAACATTACAACACTAGGGAAGCCCTCGCTCCTCGCACGCCTGTTGCCTGAAGGCCATCTCCTGCTTGATGAGGCCAAAAATTCGTACCGGAGTTTGCATGAGCCCTTGGAAGATCCTTCTATTCCTCTCATTCCAGATATTCCACACCGTGTAGAGAAGAATGGCCGCAAGTGTGGGCTTGGTCTGTGCTGTAGCGAGCCGCATAGCATCGTTCCACCAATCCTGGACCTGCACTCCCGACAGTGGCATGGAGAAGAGCCCCCGTCCAAGTGTGAACCAAGAACCAAACCTCCTGAGCAAACGGGCAATGCAAGCAAAGATGAGCAGCTGTTTCAGGTGCTTGATCGCAGAGACAACACACCGGGTTACACGGAATTCCTTTAACCAACAAAATGTCTGCAGTCTGAATTTTTTGCTGGAGTAAAAACCATCCAAAGAATCGATGCTTGCCCTCAGCCTTTCCCTTCCAGGTAGCCAAAGAATTGAAGGTGCAGTAAGACCCGACGAATTGGATCCCATACGCCGACTTGGAAGAGTACAACCCATTTGCAGACCATTTCCAAGTGATTGTGTCGGCTCGATCAGAGAAGGTCACCTCCTGCACTCTTTCCCACAGAAGAATAAATTCAGCCATCTCCTCTAGCTGACATCCTCCATAAACCCCGAGTCCAGGTTTGATTTTGCACCTCCTCTCTGACAGTCAAACTCTTGCGCCAAGCCAACTTGTAAAGATGTGGAGCTAGATCCCGAGGAGCAACCCCATCAGACCACGTCGAATCTCAGAATAAGGCTGTGCGACCATCTCCCAGGGTAACCACTGTTGAGCATCTGAAAAGCTGCTTATCAGTCTCGTTACAAGGAATGTCATACCCCACCCATGGGCGATCTAGGTCAGTCCAGTTGAACCATAGCCATCGCAGACATAGAGCTCTACTGAATTTTTCCAAGTCAAGCACACCCAACCCTCCAGCAAGTTTCGGCCGTTTGATCTTGTCCCAGGCAACTAAGCATTGGGCACCATTGGCTTCCGTAGTTCCTTTCCACAAGAAAGCCCTTCTGATCTTATCTAACTTCTTGATAGCCCATTTTTTTGGTTAAAAAACAGTTAGGAAATACACTGGGATAGATGAGAGCACCGTGTCTGACATCAATTCTTTTAGCAAAGATACTTGCAACACATTTATTTTAGATAAAAAATCATCCAAATCAACATCAAACTTGAAGACTTCCTACGGTCGTACGTCATGGCCTCATGGGTTGATTTGTGATAGGCTTTCAAAGATTTATTATGGCTAATAGAAAATTATATATACTAATGATCTATATGGCCTTGGCCCCTAGCTCCATGGCCCCCTGGCAGTCTAACTGcctgcccccctccccccctccctCAAGCCGGTCCTGTTTTTAATTTTGCTTTGATGTTTTTTTGTTATTTGGATAAACTCTTCAAAAAAATTTAGGTCAATTTATTCTACTACTCTTTTGACCGAAATGTCGCACACAATTTCAACCTAAAACGTGTTATTTAAACCTATTTAAAACTGGATCAGGAAAGATGGATGCCAACTCATTTGTGTTTCGTCCACCTAATCAATGAGACTCGGGAGGCCAGCTGAAAGCCTTGCAACTTTAAAACACTCGGGATAGGGGATTTTTCCACTCGGGACGGATGCTGACACAAAATAGAGATcggtagaaaaaaaaagacatgagCCACGAGGATGACAGAAACTATAGTCGattctttttttgaaagaacTATAGTCGATTCTCCCTCTCGGAAACTATACTCATTTTTTGCGGGCCCAATGGCACGAGCTtgaacattcatttagtatggaCTTTTTAATTGAATATTTTCAAAAACCCATTTCACTCCCTTGAAATCCATTTTCATTTACATAAATACATTCcattacccgcaaaaaaaaaactcctttTCCATTGATGGTTCATATGCGCACGTAGCACGGGTAGCACGGGTGTGACAGATTTCCTCCTCCGATCCGGTAAATCTGGGGGAAACCGGGAGTGACGGTGGGCATGGCTGGTGCCATTTTGCCAAGCGCGAGTGGCAACTGACaaggacggacggacggacacGCACGCACACAAGGGGCACTGGGTGTGCAGCGACGACCTGTACGAGGAGTCGActggcggtggaggcggagTTCCAAGAACAGCCACCCACGCGCGAGAAGTACTCCCAGGTCGTCTTCTCCCTCGATCCCATCTCGTCACCCCCCTTCTCCGATCCGATCGGTCGCGGAGCGCTGCGTTTCCCGGCTGCACAGGTTTCTTGGGGGCTTTCTTTGTAAgttcactttttttttcctcttctaGTTGCGGGTGAAATTTGGGGGTTTTGTCTGTGGTTCGATCGGCGGCGAAAGCTGCGATCTTTGTGTGGTTAGGCCGTCGATTCTCCCTCCTGGAGCGGGCAATTTCTGCTATTTCCCTCTTTCATTTTATTTGCGGTTCCGTTGGGATCCTTCTTTTTTTCGTTTGGTTGTTTTCGTGGGTTTCGGTTTTGAGCCATGGAatggagattttgatcttgtaaTTTTGGGAATTTCGTCTCAGAGAAGCGATTCGTTTCCCGGGTCTGCCCTCGGATTGATCAAGAAATGGAAAAGCAAACCCTGGTTCCCCTGTTCTTCAGGTCGTAGTTGGCATCTGTTTCTCGGAACGTGCGATTTCTACCACTCCAAATTGCAGTCTCCATGTGAGCTGGTGCTAATCTGACTACTTTCTGATACTCAATCCTTGATCCGTTTCCCGATCCGTGTTACCTCTTGTCAGTTAGAAGTTCAGAACCAGGTGCTGCTTTGAGCTAATTCATGCATATTCGAACACTAGATTCGTTTTGATTCCTGCTAATGATCACTAGTTACTGTCTAGTGCTGATATTAAAAAAAGATTGTCCCTGTTGTTTGTTTGTGATCAGATGGCATTTGGGAACTGTGCGAGTGATTGGGTTTAACTACGAATCTAGGGGACACCGTCATGGCATACTTCCCAGAGGAAGTGGTGGAGAAGATCCTTGGCTATGTAACCTCGCACAGGGATCGCAACGCCACGTCGCTAGTGTCCCGGGCATGGTACCACATTGAGCGCCGTAGCCGCCGCTCGGTGCTTGTAAGCAACTGCTATGCAGTGCGCCCAGAGCGTGTGCTTGTGCGGTTCCCCAGCATGCGCTCGCTGAGCGTGAAGGGCAAACCACACTTTGCTGACTTCGACCTTGTCCCGGCGGGGTGGGGCGCCACGGCTGATGCATGGATGGATTCGTGTGCCCGTGCGTGCCCTGGCCTTGAGGAGCTCCGGCTGAAGCGGATGGTTGTGACTGATGAGTGCCTCAAGCTGATTGCTGGCTCTTTTACCAACTTTAAATCACTTGTCCTTGTCAGCTGCGAGGGGTTCAGCACTGCTGGCCTTGCTACTATCGCCACCAATTGCAGGTGAGAATTTTGAAAGCTTCATATTTCCtcaatttgataaaaaaaatgtacTTAGTATTGTTTTAGTTCATCCAGCATGGCCATTTAA
The genomic region above belongs to Panicum virgatum strain AP13 chromosome 8N, P.virgatum_v5, whole genome shotgun sequence and contains:
- the LOC120685712 gene encoding long chain base biosynthesis protein 2a — translated: MVRLPYTTALTTLFSYGLLFAFGQLRDFFRKLVDWFKAKNVKGYAPICLGLEDFYVRRLYLRIQDCFGRPIASAPDSWFDVVERTSNDNNKTLQRTSNTTRCLNLGSYNYLGFAAADEYCTPRVIESLKKYSASTCSVRVDGGTTKLHTELEELVARFVGKPAAILFGMGYVTNSAIIPCLIGKGGLIISDSLNHNSIVNGARGSGATVRVFQHNSPAHLEEVLREQIAGGQPRTHRPWKKIIVIVEGIYSMEGELCKLPEVIAVCKKYKAYTYLDEAHSIGAVGQSGRGVCELLGVDPADVDIMMGTFTKSFGSCGGYIAASKEIIQHLKHSCPAHLYATSMSPPAVQQVISAIKVIIGEDGSNRGAQKLARIRENSNFFRSELKKMGFEVLGDNDSPVMPIMLYNPAKIPAFSRECLRQKVAVVTVAFPATPLLLARARICISASHTREDLVKALDVISRVGDLVGIKYFPAEPPKIAEAGHDKLE